AAATGGaaatcacaaaatgttaaaaactgaTAGGTGGGACCTTAAAGAAGTGGTgtgtaatattttaaaacaaacaatgtatagttttttttcccaaaaaaCTAAAGTGTAAAAATTGAAGTGATATTAAAACAGGTTGTTTTTAGAGCATCCTGACACAAGATGGACCAATGGCAGCATTGCTGGGGCAGAGCTATCGGTTTAACAAATTCCATTTATTTCCTCTAGTGGTACAGAAATTTCCCACTGCATCTATACAAGAGATCAGCGTGGTGTATTTATGTACACAAAGCAACAGACATCAAATCAAAACCCATTACCTTTGGTTGCCTGATTGCTGATTGGTGGAGGATTTGAGGCGGGTCTTTTGGTGGGGTGCAGGGGTGGTGAGAGTGACGTCTCACAGTATTGGTATCCCATTGTTGGGCTTTCTCCGTGTGCCGGGGAGTGTGTGCGACTGCTCCAGGCTTCACTGCTGCTGTTGCTTCCACTTCCCTGACTGTCTATGAAGTTATTATGTTCCTGGATCCTATGCTTGAGTTCAGCATGAAAATCTCCTTCCGAATGCTTGCGCTCCCTGAACTCCTGATTGACCGAGAGAATTATAAAAGTGACTAAACAAATTTCACAATGAAACACTGGTTGAATCACAATTTGCTTTGTATATAGTATGCAGATCATGGTATGATGAAGTATGTCAGATGTGCCTAGATGCCAAGTATGAGAGTGCCTAATATTACTTATTATAATCCCTTGCTTTACAAAAGGTagctttaaaggattagtccattttcttcaaaaaaaaaaaatctcaccaccatgtcagccaaaatgttgatgtctttctttgttcagtcgagaagaaattatgttttttgagggaaacattccaggatttttctcactttaatggacccaacacttaacagttttaatgcagtttaaaattgcagtttcaaaggactctaaacgatcccaaacgaggcataagggtcttatctagcgaaattattgtcatttttgacaagagaaaaaaatgcacttttaaaccaaaacttttcatctatctccggtcctgtgatgcgccagcagaacctcacgcaatacgtcatcacgtcaagggtcacggatgatgtatgccaaactacgccccagtgtttacaagtgtggagaaagaggaccactctgacgttgttgtatgtggaatgatactaattaatgtctttgtgtccgtttattgtttaaaatggtccgcaaatgtgcgtttcatatatgtaacacgtgacctttccacagcATTACATaattacgtgaggttgcgctgactgacgcatcacaggaccggagaagttttggtttaaaagtgcatattgtcaaaaatgacaataatttcgctagataagacccttatgcctcgtttgggatcctttagagtcctttgaaactgcaattttaaactacattaaactgttaagtgttggggtccattaaaatgagaaaaatcctggaatgttttcctcaaaaaatataatttcttctcgactgaacaaagaaagacatcaacattttgaatgacatgatggtgagatttcttttttttaagaaaattgacttatCCTTTAATGTACTGGAAAGATTACACAAATGCAGTGATGATAAAGCACTAGTTTGGATGTTATCTTCATCCGAGTGGTTTACCTTATTACTGAGTAAAGAGTTGCTGTCTGAATCCTGGTTCTCCTCTTCTGATACGACCTCCTTTCTATCTGATTTGAAAAAACAGGTCAAACAATgaacttaaaggtgccaaagaatgcattgaagtGTTAAATTGTTTGGATATCTACATAGTAGGTACGTGACTCTATTAAGTGCAAAACTTATCCAGAGActtccatttacaaccctaggatttgcccttagaatgaaatggtctattattacattatttgaatgtaatatgaataataatgttgagctctgctctgattgtcTGTTTATTGGAAACAATCGTAGTATTGGTGTACATGTAAATGTAGTCACTGATGTTTCCAATCTCATAATAAGATTATAATAGTTGAATATGACATGTAAGAAATAATTAATTGtatataaaaaaagtaatgcatccTATGGTTTTAAAGCATTAACTCTTACTGTAGTCAGGAGAGGAATGGTTGGCCCTAGACCACCAGGACTCCTGCGAGCTGGTGGGATCTTCTGATTGGTTAGAATACAGCAGCCCGGCCATAGTCAACATCCCCTGGATAGCATCATCCTCTGCGGTCGGCGAAGATTCACTGCAGGTATGACACAAGTACACATTTTCAAAAAGGTTTCAAATCCATAGGTGGCCATTCAATGTCTCACGACAAAAGAAATATGTTATGTATCTAACTAGAAGTCAACCGAAGTCAAATACATTTGTGCCTTTATAAGATGGGCAATAGAAAAGCGTGGACAGGATTAGAAAACCTCAAAATCAGGTGGGCAATAATACTAATGACAGTATGCTCTCACCTTTTAAGACACTTTTCAAAGTGACCAAGCCTCTGTCTGGAGTGAATCGTATCCATCGTGAAGCTGGAGctaattttgcctttattttggTCACCTCTCTTTTCATCATCTTCTTCCTCTGATGAGCTTTCCGATTCCTCCTCAGAGCAAATCTTTTTCTGTATAGATAAGATGAGAAGACTAATAAGTGCCAatcacagccaatcagaatataTTTATGGTTTGATGCAGTTACGTCGTAGACAGTGCCGCCCGGTGAccacgcgtctaaagggtttattataaaagagacgcttgtgtttgccagatactcacttaatctcatgtgtaatcagagtttagtgttaagttactGTCTTGCGAGAATTTTGTgaacttttatcataaactctttCAACGCATGcacagcaggcacgtatttgtCTTTGACAAGACGGATGATgtacatggttcacatgatgcaactatcacatatttgaaatgaCGGAGCAACACACAACACATTTTTAACGCGCGCCCCTCGaaagagaagtcaccagccaccaCTGGTCGTAGGTCAGGATGAGATTTTATCCTGGATGAGGCTAACAAGCTACCCTTATGTGGTTAGGAATATTACTACACTTGAGTTAAAACTGTAACGCACCCGTTTGGTGTACTTCTGATGTACTTCTGATTCGGAGTCTGATGAGACATCCGAGTGAATCGATCTTCTGTACCCGACATCTGAACTCTCTTTTTTAAAATCTGTGGATAAGAACAGAAAAATATTTCACAGTTAATGACAGGGAGTGGATACTAAATTCTTCcgtgtttggatcctaaggaatgaatggggctaggctaaatgctaacacattcactacacgctgtacaaagattaagtgcacgcattgaatacagataggtatgtattaattcatcgaaattgaggtaagaacatagtaaaatattgaaaaacagtggtgttttcctttaaggacaCAATGCCTAACCAGACATTTCCATACAAGAGACAGTACTCAAATGTCAGACTATGATGATACCTGTGAAGGAGATAGGCTTAACGTCTCTGGTTACATGACTGCGTTTATGCTCCTCTTCTTTTAATCGAAAATCCACCTCTTGTTGCTCCTCTTTTACTACCGTTTGAATCTGGAGCGAATCGCTCTTTGCATCTCCGGATCTCTCCTCTTCCTTTATCCTTGGCTTATTTTCTCTCACATACCGCTTGTCATCTCTGCAGTGTAGTAAAGAAATAGATCAGTGAAATAAAATCATGAGCATGAAATTGTTTAAGTAATTTAAATGTAActaattctttaaaaataaaaaaactggtGTACCTGATAATACGGCCATTGCACAGCACCAGACGCAAATCATCGACCAAACTCCGCTCCGCCATTGCAGCTGAGGCTGTGGAAACCATGTTGAACTTGCCGTTGACCTTCGTGTTAAAGAAGGTATCCTGAAATAATGGCAGAACGTCTTTATAGCGATTCACTAGCTATCAACCAATGAGATTGTAGGTGGTGCGTCTCATTTACCTCTTCATAAGGACTCATCTCCAGTCGCTTTAAGACTTCTTGAGTGTGCTGCTCGAAGATGTCGAGGTAGGAGGGAACTCTGGGGTGATGAGagtgatgaagatgatgattgTTTTGGTGGTGGTCACGAAGGCGTCTGGCGTTTCTGCGTGCTTGAGACCCCCTCTCGTGCGATGACCTTGTGGACGGGCAAACCGAGCTTTCAAGGGATTTCATTAGCTTGGTTCCGCAGTTCCCGTTCTGATACTCCTtgagttttaaataaaaaaattgcaatATTAACCTTTTCTAAAAGTTGCTGGATAAAAGCGTGTACCTGATGTATaaacagaaatgtaaaaataacaaagaTGCCATCAAAGCTAACAAACATCATCttatacatttatgcatataaTCTGGGATATTTAAATTAGGATATTTGACTAATCCAGTCTATGTTAGGATGGTTCAGTATTTGTTTAGCAGCCAGTCTTACCTCAATGTAGTGGATTTCCTTGGTGAGCATTTTAATGAGATGGTTGGGTCTGATATGGTCAGGGACTTCACTGGCCGGTTCTGTGACCTGGGGGAAGATGAGCACACATGGCAAACAATAAGGGATTTGTGTCACACCGCAAACCTCAGGTTCCCAGCCAGAAGCAGTGACACCAGATATCAACCCCCTTGAGATGCCCCCTGTCCTTATTACTCCAACAGGGGATTACAATGTACAATGGATTGATGTTTAAACTAAAGTTTAAATGTAGGACAGTCAAAGTTTATCTGGAGATTAAGACAAAACTGTTGTGACAAATGCCAAACAAGGGATCTGGCAGATGTCTGACTTGGCTAACAAATCCCTTAAACATCAAATGcaaagcatgatttaaaaactaaagttttttaaaaaaaaaacaggagtCCCGCTTGCTGGTTTAAACTTAACTCACCCAAATAAGAAAATTCTCactttatggggcggtttcacagacaggacTTAAAAGAAATAGGTTGGCCAAAAATTAtgttaaacccatgatttactcaccccaagccgtccgagatgcatatgtccatcgtttttcagactaacacattttcagttattttagaaaatgtcttagatctttcagtcaatcaaatgtaaagttacaagGGTCAAATCTTTCAAGTCTAAAAAATGtgcttcacaaaataaatccaaacggctccttgacgataaacaaaggccttctgagggtaatccgcaccgTTTTTGTCGAAATatgcatatttaaaactttataaacgaaaataactagcttccggtaacgccgccatcttagactcctctgtattcaggagagagtatcagcgtagtgtatgcacttttcttagtgacgtatgacaaattcggagggcgggagCACAGAGCAGCAGCCCAGAACCCTCCATGAACTGCGTACGCTCTCATCTTGAATGTGGACGTGGATATTTATACAACAACACtgcgtggattaccctcagaagacctttgtttatcattgtggagccgtttggatttattttgtgaaggatggatgcacattttttggactagaaggactttacatttgattaactgaaacatctaagacattttctaaaataactaaaaaagtgttcatctgaaaagtgatggacatatgcatctcggacggcttggGGTTGAGCAATTCTGATGTGGACTGGCAAGCTGTTCCATAATTTAGGGCCAGCAATGGCAAAGGCTCTGTCCCCTCTATTTATTAGCCTTGATCTGGGGACCAGAAGAAGATTCAGATCTCCAGATCTCAGTGTACGGGATGGGCTATACGGGTGAAGGAGTTCGTAAAAACTTAAATGACTTAATATTAATAAGGCCTTGTCCTGGATCAACCAAAACCCTGTCCGGGGAACTGCCACAAACAAACCCGCATGAGCAACAGTAATACTGATTTAGCAATCAACACTAATAATAAGCATTGGTCTGGTGTGATAGGGCACAGTATCTTTCACCTCTCTCTTTAGCCAGTTCCTTAGTGCACTGATCAAAGCTTTCACTCCCTTGATCAGATAGTCTGGAGGCAGGCAGTTATCTTCTCGAGATTCTGATAACAGACAATAAACAGCAGATTATAAGCATATAAGGGAACAGAATGTGTGGATCTCAGGGGCTGTTAACACCctgtattaaagggatagtacacCCAAAATTAAAagctctgtcatcatttactcgcccTAATGTTGTTtgaaacctgtatgagtttctttattctgctgaacacaaagggagtttttaacaatgtttgtaaccaaaccgttttgaGTACCATTAACTTCCCATAGtaagaaagaaaaatactatgaagtcaatggtgctccagtTGAAAAATAATATCTTCATTTGCGTTCAGCAAAATagagaaatttatacaggtttgtaacaacatgaaggtgagtaaataatgacagtatttttatttttagatgaactatcccttaaagatgagttttggtcgatcggatcacaagtgtaCAATGCTAAAAGCACGTGTAAACAtacgtacgcacaaatttgtttgtGAAATATGCATTTGGATGTTTTAACGAACAAATCATgaatcaacaaaaactttcatagtaaaatttcttctaaatgtatgcaaaaacttAAGAAAAAAGTAGACCACGTatgcaataatcatgaacaaggaaaaaaaaaattatatatatattattatataatattatatataatatataattatatgatttaacaaaaacgttcacactaaaatgtacacatatgtgtgtgtgtgtgtgtgtgtgtgtgtgtgtgtgtgtgtgtgtgtgtgtgtgtgtgtgtatgtgtgtatgtgtgtgtatgtgtgtgtatatgtgtatgtgtgtatgtgtacatatacatatatatacatatacatacatatacatacacatatatatacatatatatacacatatatatatatatatatgtatatatatatatatgtatatatatatatatatatatatatattatatatatatatatatatatatatatattatatatatatatatatatatatatatatatatatatatatatatatacatatatacatatatatatatatacatatatatatatatgtgtgtgtgtgtgtgtgtgtgtgtgtgtgtgtgtgtgtgtgtgtgtgtgtgtgtgtgtgtgtgtgtatatgtgtgtgtatatatatatatatatatatatatatatatatatatatatatatatatatatatatatatatatatatatatatatatatatatatatatatatatatatatatatatacatacatacaaacacacacacacacacacacacacacacacacacacacacacacacacacacacacacacacacacacacacacacacacacacacacacatatatatatatatatatatatatatatatatatatatatatatatatagtacatatacatatacatatatatatgtacacatacatatatatatatatacacacatacatatatatatatacacacatacatatatatatatacacacatacatatatatatatatacacacatacatatatatatatatacacacacacatacatatatatatatatatatacacacacacacatatatatatatatatatacacatatatatatatatatacacatatatatatatatatatatatatatacacatatatatatatatatatatatatatatatatacacatatatatatatatatatatatatacacatatatatatatatacacatatatatatatatatatatatatatatatatatatacacatatatatatatatatatacatatacatatatatatacatatacatatacatatatatatatatatatatacatacatatatatatatatatatatacatatatatatatatacatatatatatacatatacatatatatatacatatatatatacatatacatatatatatacatatatatatatatatatatatatatacatatatatatatatatacatacatatatatatatatacatatatatatatatatatatacatatatatatatatatatacatatatatatatatatacatatatatatatatacatatgtgtgtgtgtgtgtgtgtgtgtgtgtgtgtgtgtgtgtgtgtgtgtgtgtgtgtgtgtatgtgtgtatatgtatatatatatatatatatatatatatatgtacattttagtgtgaaagtttttgttaaatcataatttgttataggggtgggcggaatgaccaaaaatctatttcacggaatgagtcattttatttcacggaacggaatatttcacggtatacatgtttttcagtttatattgttttttgatgaTAAATATGTATAGAAATAcaccactcactatagctttcaactaaatgctcaccacagttttaaaatatgagcaatttaaagttaataatgttacagtgaaaatgcccagaagataacaacagctaagtcttgattagacagaattttgtttttaattgagttattaattttatagactattgaagctatagtatggcttcattgtattttgtatttatgcatacattacattaaacatatgcaatatgtaaaatgaacaggtaaaaatatatgcaaaaaactacagacaggataaatacctgtatttgagagaagaagctctagatattataaatgtgacaggt
The DNA window shown above is from Paramisgurnus dabryanus chromosome 23, PD_genome_1.1, whole genome shotgun sequence and carries:
- the kdm7ab gene encoding lysine-specific demethylase 7B isoform X1, with the protein product MATAQLYCVCRQPYDVSRFMIECDICKDWFHGSCVEVEEHYAVDIDVYHCPNCDVLHGPSLMKKRNNWHRHDYTEPDDGSKPVQAGTSVFVRQLQTRTFPSGDEILQPMQGSQVTQRYLERHGFRYPIAVHKMEGLGLRLPPPDFSVKDVERYVGGDKVIDVIDVARQADSKIKLKTFVKYYYSSQRPKVLNVISLEFSDTKMSELVVVPDIAQKMSWVENYWPDDSYFPKPFVQKYCLMGVKDSYTDFHIDFGGTSVWYHVLWGEKIFYLIKPSPTNLALYEEWSSSPNQSEVFFGDKVDKCYKCVVRPGTTLLIPTGWIHAVLTSQDCMAFGGNFLHNLNIGMQLRCYEMERRLKTPDLFKFPYFEAICWYVAKNLLETLKESREDNCLPPDYLIKGVKALISALRNWLKREVTEPASEVPDHIRPNHLIKMLTKEIHYIEEYQNGNCGTKLMKSLESSVCPSTRSSHERGSQARRNARRLRDHHQNNHHLHHSHHPRVPSYLDIFEQHTQEVLKRLEMSPYEEDTFFNTKVNGKFNMVSTASAAMAERSLVDDLRLVLCNGRIIRDDKRYVRENKPRIKEEERSGDAKSDSLQIQTVVKEEQQEVDFRLKEEEHKRSHVTRDVKPISFTDFKKESSDVGYRRSIHSDVSSDSESEVHQKYTKRKKICSEEESESSSEEEDDEKRGDQNKGKISSSFTMDTIHSRQRLGHFEKCLKSESSPTAEDDAIQGMLTMAGLLYSNQSEDPTSSQESWWSRANHSSPDYNRKEVVSEEENQDSDSNSLLSNKEFRERKHSEGDFHAELKHRIQEHNNFIDSQGSGSNSSSEAWSSRTHSPAHGESPTMGYQYCETSLSPPLHPTKRPASNPPPISNQATKGKRPKKGMATAKQRLGKILKLNRHKSFFV
- the kdm7ab gene encoding lysine-specific demethylase 7B isoform X2; its protein translation is MATAQLYCVCRQPYDVSRFMIECDICKDWFHGSCVEVEEHYAVDIDVYHCPNCDVLHGPSLMKKRNNWHRHDYTEPDDGSKPVQAGTSVFVRQLQTRTFPSGDEILQPMQGSQVTQRYLERHGFRYPIAVHKMEGLGLRLPPPDFSVKDVERYVGGDKVIDVIDVARQADSKIKLKTFVKYYYSSQRPKVLNVISLEFSDTKMSELVVVPDIAQKMSWVENYWPDDSYFPKPFVQKYCLMGVKDSYTDFHIDFGGTSVWYHVLWGEKIFYLIKPSPTNLALYEEWSSSPNQSEVFFGDKVDKCYKCVVRPGTTLLIPTGWIHAVLTSQDCMAFGGNFLHNLNIGMQLRCYEMERRLKTPDLFKFPYFEAICWYVAKNLLETLKESREDNCLPPDYLIKGVKALISALRNWLKREVTEPASEVPDHIRPNHLIKMLTKEIHYIEEYQNGNCGTKLMKSLESSVCPSTRSSHERGSQARRNARRLRDHHQNNHHLHHSHHPRVPSYLDIFEQHTQEVLKRLEMSPYEEVNGKFNMVSTASAAMAERSLVDDLRLVLCNGRIIRDDKRYVRENKPRIKEEERSGDAKSDSLQIQTVVKEEQQEVDFRLKEEEHKRSHVTRDVKPISFTDFKKESSDVGYRRSIHSDVSSDSESEVHQKYTKRKKICSEEESESSSEEEDDEKRGDQNKGKISSSFTMDTIHSRQRLGHFEKCLKSESSPTAEDDAIQGMLTMAGLLYSNQSEDPTSSQESWWSRANHSSPDYNRKEVVSEEENQDSDSNSLLSNKEFRERKHSEGDFHAELKHRIQEHNNFIDSQGSGSNSSSEAWSSRTHSPAHGESPTMGYQYCETSLSPPLHPTKRPASNPPPISNQATKGKRPKKGMATAKQRLGKILKLNRHKSFFV